The Ranitomeya imitator isolate aRanImi1 chromosome 6, aRanImi1.pri, whole genome shotgun sequence genome window below encodes:
- the LOC138642901 gene encoding uncharacterized protein, translating into MSAVIIYRYVHRDYWFRSLAPSHSYQSSASLRILRIDYFWFYAPTESMSTETYVYDDATGSTILCKIKTKTDFLHLPSNDAKSRDWEKERKRLIGYDLHCATLGEYHRQGKIPRGLHCNLRPTLFSENEKYCATFQKILNKCSFDIILLTIEYLQEAIKTTEEKIESIETQLTSTLSSTEFTTLKGKVDSILTIHQKTLEERKRTKFQRDIEDYLTNNVYKWEDSFPKRPRPRYRRTPGGNYHSGGSSPAGGSSAGSGSETGGAHTSGLRFLGQNARQPAGPGRKDVDRHMTLRSQLNW; encoded by the exons atgagtgcagtgattatatatcgaTACGTTCATCGGGACTACTGgttccgttcactagcaccgtcacattCATatcagtcgagtgctagccttcgaaTACTCCGCATTGACTATTTTTGGTTCTATGCACCGACGGAATCCATGTCTACTGAAACCTATGTCTACGATGATGCAACGGGCTCTACTATCCTGTGCAAAATAAAAACAAAGACAGACTTTTTACATTTACCCAGCAACGACGCCAAATCGAGGGATTgggaaaaagagagaaagagactcATCGGCTACGATCTGCATTGTGCCACCTTGGGAGAGTATCATCGTCAAGGAAAAATACCCAGGGGACTACACTGCAATCTTCGCCCAACCTTATTTTCAGAGAATGAAAAGTATTGCGCAACTTTTCAAAAAATCTTAAACAAATGCTCATTCGATATCATACTGCTTACTATCGAGTACCTCCAAGAGGCCATTAAAACTACTGAAGAAAAAATAGAGAGCATCGAGACACAGTTAACCTCCACCTTGAGCAGCACCGAATTCACTACATTGAAAGGTAAAGTGGACTCTATTCTAACCATACATCAAAAGACTTTGGAAGAGAGAAAACGCACAAAATTTCAAAGAGACATTGAAGATTACCTAACCAACAACGTGTACAAATGGGAGGACTCCTTCCCCAAACGTCCAAGGCCCAGATATCGCCGCACCCCAGGCGGGAATTACCACTCAGGGGGCTCCTCACCTGCCGGGGGCTCctctgcaggatccggcagcgagacTGGTGGGGCTCACACATCGGGACTTCGTTTTTTAGGCCAAAACGCACGCCAACCCGCAGGTCCAGGAAGAAAGGACGTGGATCGTCACATGACACTCAGATCTCAG CTGAATTGGTAA